The Aggregicoccus sp. 17bor-14 genome includes a region encoding these proteins:
- a CDS encoding alpha-2-macroglobulin, translating to MPLASRLLTLLLLALFVLPLAAAAQGRLPSWKQIDGLIDEQKFEEAARATEARLAAARKGPDEAEWTRALIQTVQLRIGLHGYETAVRFLREEPWPKGAVHRAALQLFYASSLVQYAQAYGWEIQQRERVASSGPVDLKSWTREQLDTEAQRAFFEVWKGREALGTEPVTVLERYVRPNTYPPGIRGTLRDAVTYLWVAQLADSSAWRPEHASGVHRLSLPALLEGTPQVDLVDPAVHPLLKLASLLGDLEAWHAGAGRKEAALEAALTREARLHDSLTEQDDRAGLRRHLEARLLKDKALPWSAMGLGQLAQQEREADQPVRARAHAREGLAAFPKSEGAKRCAALVRELEAPDFSLSTMVVDGQGKRSVEVTHRNLPAVFFRTYAFDLEARLRQADDYNLLPYGEDLQRLMAASAPAAQWRQALPSTPDLRSHRTFVVPPKLGPGMYLLVASAREDFRAAQNPVLGSFFTVGRWVLVSHEEQGERIAVRVLEGETGKPAPGVEVRLVVADYQRHHHEAQSQKSDAQGELTFLADASLRNRGLFLVAGRGREAELDPGTYTLYERGLPGTTTQALVFTDRSVYRPQQRVLWKAVLFEGRGDQARYRTVAQRTLTVSLMDPNNQTVETRTVTTNAFGSAAGEFTVPTGRLLGAWRVQTSVGGAAPVRVEEYKRPTFEVTLAAPTEPLRLNRIAHFRGEARYYFGLPVASGAVRWRVTRVPVLPWWGYYRSDKVGGTGEVVATGSASLGADGSFPVDFTPEADVRQASAKDVTYRYRLDADVTDEGGETRSAERIFRLGFVAVEARVDSDVAFLREGERGQLRLLRSDLDGSPRPGAGHWTLSRLTAPATPLLPAEEPVEPPPVVPGGEPRATTPGDSLRPRWTTDYDPIATLRRWAAGKELAHGDVTHDAQGVATLELPTLPSGAYRLTYETKDAFGARFTVSREYLVAGKDAGVGLPALMQLERTALKVGDRARVLALSGFEGQPLFLEVMQAGRVVERRTVLGKAGQPLVELPVTEALRGGFTVSVTAVRDYQAMRFSETVLVPYDDKELKVEFATFRDKLRPGSKETWRVTVRGPDGAKVGAGAAELLAYMYDQSLDLFAQHSPPSPLAYYPQRGQGSDTRVSLGQANAMWIRGPESSPEGWSMPEGDTLRFFENYGIGGPGRRAYGRVMAEPMMAGAPPPPPPSPAKVARSTSAENAMEDKSQLKQASVQEALAPAPAPELRSNFAETAFWVPQLLTDKDGSATLEFTVPDSVTAWSVWVHALTRDFQGGSVNRKAQSVKELMVRPYLPRFLREGDQAVLEVVVNNAGSSAMSGTLQLEVLDPERNVSVAQDFGLRALTQPFTVAAGKGTSLRFPLTAPRRVGTVAFKVTATAGAFSDGELRPLPVLPGRMHLQQSRFVTLRNADRKEMRFADLERTDDPTRIDEQLVVTVDAQLFYSVLQALPYLVNYPYECTEQTLNRFVSTGIVTSLFDHYPAVARMAKELSTRDTRLETWDAADPNRKMALEETPWLQEAQGGRDPGAPLVKVLDPRVAKAERDSALAKLQKAQTSSGGFPWWAGGPPSPYMTLYIVHGLARAAEHGVQVPRDVTQRAWAYLARHYREQYAGKLAKQDTGWEFVTFLNYVASTYPDPSYTGDALTAKEREQMLAFSFKHWKQHSPYLKGYLALTLHRAGRTKDAQLVWDSVMDSAKTTEELGTFWAPEDRGWLWYNDTTETHAIALQTLSELRPKDPRRDGLVQWLLLDKKLNHWKSTRATAEVIYALVKYLEKEGALGIREEARVSVAGQTTQFVFEPDQYTGKKNQVVVPAERLKPGMDSRVVVEKGTKGLAFASATWSFSTERLPEEARGDFFQVTRRYFKRERSGTEAVLRPLEEGARLEPGDEVEVQLSLRAKHAAEYVHLRDPRAAGLEPETAVSRHKWDLGIVWYEETRDSGTNFFFEWLPAGEYTFKYRLRANMAGTFKVGPATVQSMYAPEFNAYSAGATLGVGTRP from the coding sequence CCTGGCCCAAGGGCGCCGTGCACCGCGCCGCCCTGCAGCTCTTCTACGCCTCGAGCCTCGTGCAGTACGCGCAGGCGTACGGCTGGGAGATCCAGCAGCGCGAGCGCGTGGCCTCGAGCGGGCCGGTGGACCTGAAGTCCTGGACGCGCGAGCAGCTGGACACCGAAGCGCAGCGCGCCTTCTTCGAGGTGTGGAAGGGGCGCGAGGCGCTGGGCACCGAGCCCGTGACGGTGCTCGAGCGCTACGTGCGGCCCAACACCTATCCGCCCGGCATCCGCGGCACGCTGCGCGATGCCGTGACGTACCTCTGGGTGGCGCAGCTCGCCGACAGCTCCGCCTGGCGCCCCGAGCACGCGAGCGGCGTGCACCGGCTGTCCCTGCCCGCGCTGCTCGAGGGCACGCCGCAGGTGGACCTCGTGGACCCGGCGGTACACCCGCTGCTCAAGCTCGCCTCGCTGCTGGGTGACCTCGAGGCGTGGCACGCCGGTGCCGGGCGCAAGGAGGCGGCGCTGGAGGCTGCGCTCACCCGCGAGGCGCGCCTGCACGACAGCCTCACCGAGCAGGACGACCGCGCCGGCCTGCGCCGCCACCTCGAGGCGCGGCTCCTGAAGGACAAGGCGCTGCCCTGGAGCGCGATGGGACTGGGACAGCTCGCCCAGCAGGAGCGCGAGGCGGACCAGCCCGTGAGGGCGCGGGCCCACGCGCGCGAGGGGCTCGCGGCCTTCCCGAAGAGCGAGGGTGCGAAGCGCTGCGCCGCGCTGGTGCGAGAGCTCGAGGCCCCGGACTTCTCCCTCTCCACCATGGTGGTGGACGGCCAGGGCAAGCGCTCGGTGGAGGTCACGCACCGCAACCTCCCGGCGGTCTTCTTCCGCACCTACGCCTTCGACCTTGAGGCGCGGCTGCGCCAGGCGGACGACTACAACCTGCTGCCCTACGGTGAGGACCTGCAGCGGTTGATGGCCGCGAGCGCCCCTGCGGCGCAGTGGCGCCAGGCGCTGCCCAGCACGCCGGACCTGCGCTCGCACCGCACCTTCGTCGTCCCTCCGAAGCTCGGGCCCGGCATGTACCTGCTGGTGGCCTCCGCCCGCGAGGACTTCCGCGCAGCGCAGAACCCGGTCCTGGGGAGCTTCTTCACCGTGGGCCGCTGGGTGCTGGTGAGCCACGAGGAGCAGGGCGAGCGCATCGCGGTGCGGGTGCTCGAGGGCGAGACGGGCAAGCCCGCTCCCGGCGTGGAGGTGCGCCTGGTGGTTGCGGACTACCAGCGCCACCACCACGAGGCACAGTCGCAGAAGAGCGATGCGCAGGGCGAGCTCACCTTCCTCGCGGATGCCTCGCTGCGAAACCGCGGCCTCTTCCTCGTCGCGGGGCGCGGGCGCGAGGCCGAGCTGGATCCCGGCACGTACACCCTCTACGAGCGGGGCCTCCCAGGCACCACGACCCAGGCGCTCGTGTTCACCGACCGCAGCGTGTACCGGCCCCAGCAGCGGGTGCTCTGGAAGGCGGTGCTCTTCGAGGGCCGCGGCGACCAGGCGCGCTACCGCACCGTGGCGCAGCGCACGCTCACCGTGTCGCTGATGGACCCGAACAACCAGACGGTGGAGACGCGCACGGTCACCACCAATGCCTTCGGCTCGGCGGCAGGTGAGTTCACCGTGCCCACGGGGCGTCTGCTGGGGGCCTGGCGCGTGCAGACCAGCGTGGGCGGCGCCGCGCCCGTGCGCGTGGAGGAGTACAAGCGGCCCACCTTCGAGGTGACGCTCGCCGCGCCCACCGAGCCGCTGCGCCTCAACCGCATCGCGCACTTCCGCGGCGAGGCCCGCTACTACTTCGGGCTGCCCGTGGCGAGCGGCGCGGTGCGCTGGCGCGTCACGCGCGTGCCGGTGCTGCCGTGGTGGGGTTACTACCGCTCGGACAAGGTCGGCGGGACGGGGGAGGTGGTCGCCACGGGCAGCGCCTCGCTCGGGGCGGACGGCTCCTTCCCGGTGGACTTCACGCCCGAGGCGGACGTGCGCCAGGCAAGCGCGAAGGACGTCACCTACCGTTACCGCCTGGATGCGGACGTGACCGACGAGGGCGGCGAGACGCGCTCCGCCGAGCGCATCTTCCGCCTCGGCTTCGTGGCGGTGGAGGCGCGCGTGGACAGCGACGTGGCCTTCCTTCGCGAGGGAGAGCGCGGGCAGCTGCGCCTCCTGCGCTCGGACCTGGATGGCTCTCCGCGCCCGGGCGCGGGGCACTGGACCCTCTCTCGACTCACGGCACCTGCGACGCCGCTGCTCCCTGCGGAGGAGCCCGTCGAGCCTCCCCCGGTGGTCCCGGGCGGTGAGCCGCGCGCGACGACGCCTGGGGACTCGCTGCGCCCGCGCTGGACGACGGACTACGATCCGATCGCCACGCTGCGCCGCTGGGCGGCCGGGAAGGAGCTCGCGCACGGAGACGTGACGCACGACGCGCAGGGCGTTGCCACGCTGGAGCTGCCCACGCTGCCGAGCGGCGCGTACCGGCTCACCTACGAGACGAAGGATGCCTTCGGCGCGCGCTTCACGGTGAGCCGCGAGTACCTCGTCGCGGGCAAGGACGCGGGCGTGGGGCTCCCCGCGCTGATGCAGCTCGAGCGCACCGCTCTGAAGGTCGGAGATCGCGCCCGCGTGCTCGCGCTCTCGGGCTTCGAGGGACAGCCCCTGTTCCTCGAGGTGATGCAGGCAGGGCGCGTCGTGGAGCGGCGCACCGTGCTCGGCAAGGCGGGCCAGCCCCTGGTGGAGCTGCCCGTCACCGAGGCCCTGCGCGGCGGCTTCACCGTGAGCGTCACCGCCGTGCGTGACTACCAGGCGATGCGCTTCAGCGAGACGGTGCTCGTGCCCTACGACGACAAGGAGCTGAAGGTGGAGTTCGCCACCTTCCGCGACAAGCTGCGCCCGGGGAGCAAGGAGACCTGGCGGGTGACGGTGCGCGGGCCCGACGGCGCGAAGGTGGGCGCCGGCGCGGCCGAGCTGCTCGCGTACATGTACGATCAGTCGCTGGACCTCTTCGCCCAGCACTCGCCGCCGTCGCCGCTCGCGTACTACCCGCAGCGCGGCCAGGGCTCGGACACGCGCGTGTCCCTGGGCCAGGCCAATGCGATGTGGATCCGGGGGCCGGAGTCCTCGCCCGAGGGCTGGTCGATGCCCGAGGGAGACACCCTGCGCTTCTTCGAGAACTACGGCATCGGGGGCCCGGGACGTCGCGCCTACGGGAGGGTCATGGCGGAACCGATGATGGCCGGCGCACCGCCCCCTCCACCGCCGTCACCGGCGAAGGTCGCGCGCTCCACGTCCGCAGAGAACGCGATGGAGGACAAGTCCCAGCTGAAGCAGGCGTCGGTGCAGGAGGCCCTCGCGCCCGCTCCGGCGCCCGAGCTGCGCAGCAACTTCGCGGAGACGGCGTTCTGGGTGCCGCAGCTGCTCACCGACAAGGACGGCTCGGCCACGCTCGAGTTCACGGTGCCGGACTCGGTCACGGCCTGGAGTGTCTGGGTGCACGCGCTCACGCGTGACTTCCAGGGGGGCTCCGTCAATCGCAAGGCGCAGAGCGTGAAGGAGCTGATGGTGCGCCCCTACCTCCCTCGCTTCCTGCGCGAGGGAGACCAGGCGGTGCTCGAGGTGGTCGTCAACAACGCGGGCAGCAGCGCCATGAGCGGCACGCTGCAGCTGGAGGTGCTGGACCCGGAGCGCAACGTGAGCGTCGCGCAGGACTTCGGCCTGCGCGCCCTCACGCAGCCCTTCACCGTCGCGGCGGGGAAGGGGACGTCCCTGCGCTTCCCGCTCACCGCGCCGCGCCGGGTGGGCACGGTGGCCTTCAAGGTGACGGCCACCGCGGGCGCCTTCAGCGACGGAGAGCTCCGCCCGCTGCCGGTGCTGCCCGGGCGCATGCACCTGCAGCAGAGCCGCTTCGTCACCCTGCGCAACGCGGACCGCAAGGAGATGCGCTTCGCGGATCTCGAGCGCACGGATGATCCCACCCGCATCGACGAGCAGCTCGTGGTGACGGTGGACGCGCAGCTCTTCTACTCGGTGTTGCAGGCGCTGCCCTACCTCGTGAACTACCCGTACGAGTGCACGGAGCAGACCCTCAACCGCTTCGTCTCCACCGGCATCGTCACCAGCCTCTTCGACCACTACCCGGCCGTGGCGCGGATGGCGAAGGAGCTGAGCACGCGCGACACGCGCCTCGAGACCTGGGACGCCGCGGACCCGAACCGCAAGATGGCGCTCGAGGAGACGCCGTGGCTGCAGGAGGCGCAGGGCGGCCGTGACCCGGGCGCGCCTCTGGTGAAGGTGCTGGACCCGCGCGTCGCGAAGGCCGAGCGCGACAGCGCGCTCGCGAAGCTGCAGAAGGCCCAGACCTCCAGCGGCGGCTTCCCGTGGTGGGCGGGCGGGCCTCCGTCCCCGTACATGACGCTCTACATCGTGCACGGGCTCGCGCGCGCCGCGGAGCACGGCGTGCAGGTGCCCCGCGACGTCACCCAGCGCGCCTGGGCCTACCTCGCGCGCCACTACCGCGAGCAGTACGCCGGCAAGCTCGCGAAGCAGGACACGGGTTGGGAGTTCGTCACCTTCCTCAACTACGTGGCCTCGACCTACCCGGACCCGTCCTACACGGGCGATGCGCTCACGGCGAAGGAGCGCGAGCAGATGCTCGCCTTCAGCTTCAAGCACTGGAAGCAGCACTCGCCCTACCTCAAGGGCTACCTCGCGCTCACGCTCCACCGCGCGGGCCGCACGAAGGACGCGCAGCTCGTCTGGGACAGCGTGATGGACTCGGCGAAGACCACCGAGGAGCTGGGGACCTTCTGGGCGCCCGAGGACCGCGGCTGGCTCTGGTACAACGACACCACCGAGACGCACGCCATCGCGCTGCAGACGCTGAGCGAGCTGCGTCCGAAGGACCCGCGCCGCGACGGGCTCGTGCAGTGGCTCCTGCTCGACAAGAAGCTCAACCACTGGAAGAGCACCCGCGCCACCGCCGAGGTCATCTACGCGCTGGTGAAGTACCTCGAGAAGGAGGGGGCGCTCGGCATCCGCGAGGAGGCGCGCGTGAGCGTGGCCGGCCAGACGACCCAGTTCGTCTTCGAGCCGGACCAGTACACCGGCAAGAAGAACCAGGTGGTGGTGCCCGCCGAGCGGCTGAAGCCCGGCATGGACAGCCGGGTGGTGGTGGAGAAGGGGACGAAGGGGCTCGCCTTCGCCTCGGCCACCTGGAGCTTCAGCACCGAGCGCCTGCCGGAGGAGGCGCGCGGCGACTTCTTCCAGGTGACGCGCCGCTACTTCAAGCGCGAGCGCTCGGGCACGGAGGCCGTGCTGCGTCCGCTCGAGGAGGGGGCCCGGCTCGAGCCTGGAGACGAGGTGGAGGTGCAGCTGTCGCTGCGCGCGAAGCACGCCGCCGAGTACGTGCACCTGCGCGACCCGCGCGCCGCGGGCCTCGAGCCTGAGACTGCGGTGTCCCGCCACAAGTGGGACCTGGGCATCGTCTGGTACGAGGAGACGCGCGACTCGGGGACGAACTTCTTCTTCGAGTGGCTTCCGGCCGGCGAGTACACCTTCAAGTACCGGCTGCGGGCGAACATGGCGGGCACCTTCAAGGTGGGCCCCGCCACGGTGCAGTCCATGTACGCGCCGGAGTTCAACGCCTACTCGGCGGGTGCCACGCTGGGCGTCGGCACGCGCCCCTGA